The following are from one region of the Polyangiaceae bacterium genome:
- the atpD gene encoding F0F1 ATP synthase subunit beta: protein MESTQGAKGKITQVIGPVVDVEFPHGKLPQILNALTCSNANISKEKNNLVLEVAQHLGESVVRAIAMDATEGLVRGAEVLDTGAPIKMPVGPATLGRILNVAGKPVDEKGPVEAKLHWPIHRPAPLFVDQSTEVEIFETGIKVIDLLAPYRKGGKIGLFGGAGVGKTVLIQELINNVAKAHGGVSCFAGVGERTREGNDLFLEMQESKLETGEPVLSKTALVFGQMNEPPGARARVALSALTAAEYFRDEEGQDVLLFIDNIFRFTQAGSEVSALLGRMPSAVGYQPTLATEMGALQERITSTTKGSITSVQAIYVPADDLTDPAPATAFAHLDATTVLSRSIAELGIYPAVDPLDSTSTMLDPQIIGEEHYQVARGVQQTLQRYKDLQDIIAILGMDELSEDDKAVVGRARRIQKFLSQPFYVASQFTGLAGKYVPLKETIAGFKEILDGGMDDLPEQAFYLKGNLDEVKAAASKKAS, encoded by the coding sequence ATGGAAAGCACCCAGGGCGCCAAGGGCAAGATCACTCAGGTCATCGGTCCGGTCGTGGACGTGGAGTTCCCCCACGGAAAGCTGCCGCAGATCCTCAACGCCCTCACCTGCTCCAACGCCAACATCTCGAAGGAGAAGAACAACCTGGTGCTCGAGGTCGCGCAGCACCTGGGCGAGAGCGTGGTCCGCGCCATCGCCATGGACGCCACCGAGGGCCTGGTCCGCGGGGCCGAGGTGCTCGACACCGGCGCCCCCATCAAGATGCCCGTGGGGCCGGCCACCCTGGGCCGCATCCTGAACGTCGCCGGCAAGCCCGTGGACGAGAAGGGTCCGGTGGAGGCCAAGCTCCACTGGCCGATCCATCGCCCGGCCCCGTTGTTCGTGGATCAAAGCACGGAGGTCGAGATCTTCGAGACCGGCATCAAGGTCATCGATCTCCTCGCCCCCTACCGTAAGGGCGGCAAGATCGGCCTGTTCGGCGGCGCTGGCGTGGGCAAGACGGTGCTCATCCAGGAGCTCATCAACAACGTGGCCAAGGCTCACGGCGGCGTGAGCTGCTTCGCGGGCGTGGGGGAGCGCACCCGCGAGGGCAACGATCTGTTCCTGGAAATGCAGGAATCCAAGCTGGAGACCGGTGAGCCGGTGCTCAGCAAGACGGCGCTGGTATTCGGCCAGATGAACGAGCCCCCCGGTGCGCGCGCGCGGGTGGCGCTGTCGGCTCTGACCGCCGCGGAGTACTTCCGGGACGAGGAAGGGCAGGACGTGCTGCTCTTCATCGACAACATCTTCCGCTTCACCCAGGCGGGCTCCGAGGTGAGCGCGCTGCTCGGCCGCATGCCCAGCGCCGTGGGGTACCAGCCGACGTTGGCCACGGAGATGGGCGCCTTGCAGGAGCGCATCACCAGCACCACCAAGGGCTCCATCACCAGCGTGCAGGCGATCTACGTCCCGGCGGACGACTTGACCGATCCCGCGCCGGCCACCGCCTTCGCCCACTTGGACGCCACCACGGTGCTCAGCCGCAGCATCGCGGAGCTCGGCATCTACCCGGCGGTGGATCCGCTGGACTCCACCAGCACCATGCTGGATCCGCAGATCATCGGTGAGGAGCACTACCAGGTCGCCCGCGGCGTGCAGCAGACGCTGCAGCGCTACAAGGACCTGCAGGACATCATCGCCATCTTGGGCATGGACGAGCTGAGCGAAGACGACAAGGCCGTCGTGGGTCGCGCTCGCCGCATCCAGAAGTTCTTGTCCCAGCCGTTCTACGTGGCGAGCCAATTCACGGGCCTTGCGGGCAAGTACGTGCCCCTCAAGGAGACCATCGCGGGCTTCAAGGAGATCCTCGACGGCGGCATGGACGACCTGCCGGAGCAGGCCTTCTACCTCAAGGGCAACCTGGACGAGGTGAAGGCGGCCGCGTCGAAGAAGGCTTCCTGA
- a CDS encoding protein kinase yields the protein MTAAPPGELAAGTQVGQYRIERRLGSGGMGEVYAAVHVTLHKRVAIKVLHRQMAEDPVIVARFVREGQAASRIRHPHTVDVTDVGVIDGIPCLVMEYLDGEPLRALFRREGALPVDRLVDLMLPVIAAVDAAHRQGVVHRDLKPPNVFLARGLGSDVHPKVLDFGISKLVDQTITSDLTADSTFLGSPHYASPEAARGERDIDGRADQYSLGVILYEGLTGVRPFAAQADTFMTLIMAISEGRFPPPRQHRADLPEGLEAVVLRAMSLDKEARFASTGELGLALLPFASPRARTIWQPVFTEAAGAGPAGVDLESPVASESTEGGTLARGASVVSAAPSRAGPRPWLWAAAGALAVVVLGVAFFAVARIGGRNEEPRVTAASSAPEPTSYSVSVTVVPETATVELDGVLTGTGKLERTLTGDAQHVLRIAAPGYETVNVMFDQRSPPPARVALRPSAAPQASAPEPTAEPQKTARPPQAKPPEIKTDNKDPWAQ from the coding sequence ATGACCGCCGCCCCGCCTGGAGAGCTCGCTGCCGGCACGCAAGTCGGCCAATATCGCATCGAGAGGCGTCTGGGCTCTGGTGGCATGGGCGAGGTGTACGCCGCGGTCCACGTCACGCTCCACAAGCGGGTCGCCATCAAGGTGTTGCACCGACAGATGGCGGAAGACCCGGTGATCGTGGCGCGCTTCGTTCGGGAGGGCCAGGCGGCGTCCCGCATCCGCCATCCCCACACGGTGGACGTGACGGACGTGGGGGTCATCGACGGTATCCCCTGCCTGGTGATGGAGTACCTGGACGGCGAGCCGCTGCGGGCGCTGTTCCGGCGAGAGGGCGCGCTGCCCGTGGACCGACTGGTGGACTTGATGCTGCCCGTCATCGCCGCCGTGGACGCCGCCCATCGGCAAGGCGTCGTCCACCGTGACCTCAAACCGCCGAACGTGTTCTTGGCCCGGGGCCTGGGCAGCGACGTGCATCCGAAGGTGCTCGATTTCGGCATCTCCAAGCTGGTGGACCAGACCATCACCAGCGATCTGACCGCCGATTCCACGTTCCTGGGATCCCCGCACTACGCGTCGCCGGAGGCCGCGCGGGGCGAGCGTGACATCGATGGCCGGGCCGACCAGTACTCTCTGGGAGTGATCTTGTACGAGGGGCTCACCGGCGTGCGCCCCTTCGCCGCCCAGGCCGACACCTTCATGACCCTGATCATGGCCATCAGCGAGGGGCGCTTCCCGCCGCCGCGACAGCACCGGGCGGACCTGCCGGAAGGCCTCGAGGCCGTGGTGCTGCGTGCCATGTCCCTCGACAAGGAAGCGCGCTTCGCGTCTACCGGCGAGCTCGGCCTCGCCTTGCTGCCCTTCGCCAGCCCGCGAGCCCGCACCATCTGGCAGCCGGTGTTCACGGAGGCCGCGGGGGCGGGACCCGCCGGCGTGGATCTCGAGAGCCCCGTGGCCAGCGAAAGCACCGAAGGTGGCACCCTCGCCCGAGGCGCCTCGGTGGTGAGCGCCGCGCCCAGTCGCGCGGGGCCTCGCCCCTGGTTGTGGGCGGCGGCCGGTGCCCTCGCCGTGGTGGTGTTGGGCGTGGCGTTCTTCGCCGTCGCTCGCATCGGCGGCCGCAACGAGGAACCCCGCGTCACGGCGGCCTCTTCCGCCCCCGAGCCCACCAGCTATTCCGTCTCCGTGACCGTGGTGCCGGAGACGGCGACCGTCGAGCTCGACGGCGTGCTCACGGGAACCGGGAAGCTCGAGCGTACGCTGACGGGAGACGCACAGCACGTGCTGCGCATCGCCGCCCCCGGCTACGAGACGGTGAACGTGATGTTCGATCAGCGCTCACCGCCGCCGGCTCGCGTCGCCCTGCGCCCCAGCGCGGCGCCCCAAGCGTCGGCGCCCGAGCCCACGGCCGAGCCCCAGAAGACGGCGCGCCCACCGCAGGCGAAGCCCCCCGAGATCAAGACGGACAACAAGGATCCCTGGGCCCAATGA
- a CDS encoding tetratricopeptide repeat protein, whose translation MKLPIFALCLSLAATALPRAALSAPKVSAADDAKARTLYKQGDKAYAEGNYEAALDAFQQAYELSHRELLLYNIGNTYERLGKPKEAADALEQYLPHAKKAEKDTIEKRIDNLKKRAEEEAEAEKKRLAEEAAAKKAAEEEKQKEVPAPEPTKPEPERDKTLPYVLIGVGVVGVGAGTFFGLKALSARSDAESGCDGSLCSDAAKDALDRDKTYSLLTDVSLGIGLVSAGVGTYLLLSGDNREKPTEARFDVRGGVSRQGGEVRIVGSF comes from the coding sequence ATGAAGCTCCCGATTTTCGCCCTCTGCCTCTCCCTCGCCGCTACCGCGCTGCCGCGAGCCGCGCTCTCGGCGCCCAAGGTGAGCGCCGCGGACGACGCCAAGGCGCGCACGCTCTACAAGCAAGGCGACAAGGCCTACGCCGAGGGCAACTACGAAGCCGCCTTGGACGCTTTCCAGCAGGCGTACGAGCTGTCCCACCGCGAGCTGCTGCTCTACAACATCGGCAACACCTACGAACGCCTCGGCAAGCCGAAAGAAGCCGCAGACGCCCTCGAGCAATACCTGCCGCACGCCAAGAAGGCCGAGAAGGACACCATCGAGAAGCGCATCGACAACCTGAAGAAGCGCGCCGAGGAAGAGGCGGAAGCCGAAAAGAAACGCCTCGCGGAGGAAGCCGCGGCGAAGAAGGCGGCGGAGGAAGAGAAACAAAAGGAAGTGCCCGCGCCCGAACCAACAAAACCCGAACCCGAACGGGACAAGACCTTGCCCTACGTGCTGATTGGCGTGGGAGTCGTCGGCGTCGGGGCTGGAACGTTCTTCGGGCTCAAGGCCTTGAGCGCGCGCAGCGACGCGGAATCCGGCTGCGACGGCTCGCTGTGCTCGGACGCCGCCAAGGACGCCCTCGACCGCGACAAGACCTACTCGCTGCTCACCGACGTGAGCCTCGGCATCGGTCTGGTGTCGGCGGGCGTGGGCACCTACTTGCTTCTGAGCGGGGACAACCGAGAGAAGCCCACCGAGGCGCGCTTCGACGTGCGCGGTGGCGTGAGCCGTCAAGGCGGCGAGGTACGGATCGTTGGCTCGTTCTAG
- a CDS encoding ABC transporter substrate-binding protein, with translation MARSSWLLCAAGLLASCSLTRPDVSDCSSNSECRASFGPGSVCGGDGLCRMAPENPRCSETHPADLLTRPEDHPNALIFGSLEDRSVVTQEARENAVRLAARQVNDEGGLDGRELGVVFCNIAEDPKVDSATRSEAAVASAQYLSGVMGVPAIIGPSASTDTLAVFQALSGSGTLLISPAATSPALTGIDVAKATDDAPGLLWRTAPPDTVQGAAIARFLNEQTPPVTSVWVIHETGIYGEALTGVFLPELQANGGTGTVREFSTQTELDSAVNEAAGSSAEWVLFISSQTSDAAAFLNGAAALSGFDAKNVFLTDAAANTDLLNATQSATSIYPRVRGTKPGLPSGNVYEQFRASFNAAYSAEANDYTFVAHAYDAAWLSFLGAAWAKKNASISGLGIAKGLRHVVATGTAVPLLPTSFPKLTEALESNESVNLTGASGTLDYDPDTEETTGPVDIWQISGNQISVIKTDPGI, from the coding sequence TTGGCTCGTTCTAGCTGGCTTTTGTGCGCGGCGGGGCTGCTCGCGAGCTGTTCCCTCACCCGCCCCGACGTGAGCGACTGCTCGAGCAACAGCGAGTGCCGCGCGAGCTTCGGCCCTGGCAGCGTGTGCGGGGGAGACGGCCTGTGTCGGATGGCGCCCGAAAATCCGCGCTGCAGCGAGACCCACCCGGCGGACTTGCTCACACGCCCCGAGGATCATCCGAACGCGCTCATCTTCGGCAGCCTGGAAGATCGCTCCGTGGTCACGCAGGAGGCCCGCGAGAACGCCGTGCGCTTGGCCGCCCGCCAGGTGAACGACGAGGGCGGCCTCGACGGCCGCGAGCTCGGCGTCGTGTTCTGCAACATCGCGGAAGATCCGAAGGTGGACTCCGCGACCCGCAGCGAAGCCGCCGTGGCCTCGGCCCAATACCTCTCCGGCGTGATGGGCGTACCCGCCATCATCGGACCCAGCGCTTCGACGGACACGCTGGCGGTGTTCCAAGCCCTCTCCGGCAGCGGCACCCTCTTGATCTCGCCCGCAGCAACGAGCCCCGCCCTCACCGGCATCGACGTTGCCAAGGCCACCGACGACGCTCCCGGCCTCTTGTGGCGCACCGCCCCTCCCGACACGGTGCAGGGCGCGGCCATCGCGCGCTTCTTGAACGAACAGACTCCGCCCGTGACGAGCGTGTGGGTCATCCACGAGACCGGCATCTACGGCGAAGCCCTCACCGGCGTGTTCTTGCCCGAGCTGCAAGCCAACGGTGGCACCGGCACCGTGCGCGAGTTTTCCACGCAGACGGAGCTCGACAGCGCCGTGAACGAAGCCGCGGGCTCCAGCGCGGAGTGGGTGCTGTTCATCTCTTCGCAGACCAGCGACGCCGCCGCCTTCTTGAACGGTGCCGCGGCGCTCTCGGGCTTCGACGCCAAGAACGTGTTCTTGACCGACGCCGCCGCGAACACCGACCTACTGAACGCGACCCAATCCGCAACTTCCATCTACCCCCGCGTGCGCGGTACCAAACCCGGGTTGCCCTCGGGTAACGTGTACGAGCAGTTCCGCGCGAGCTTCAACGCCGCCTACTCCGCCGAGGCCAACGACTACACCTTCGTGGCCCACGCCTACGACGCCGCCTGGCTCTCGTTCTTGGGCGCAGCCTGGGCCAAGAAGAACGCCAGCATCTCGGGCCTCGGCATCGCCAAGGGTCTGCGGCACGTCGTGGCCACGGGCACGGCCGTGCCGCTGTTGCCGACCAGCTTTCCAAAGCTCACCGAAGCGCTGGAGAGCAACGAGAGCGTGAACCTCACCGGCGCCAGCGGCACCCTCGACTACGACCCCGACACCGAAGAGACGACCGGCCCCGTCGACATCTGGCAGATCAGCGGCAACCAGATCAGCGTGATCAAGACCGACCCGGGCATCTGA
- a CDS encoding PA0069 family radical SAM protein: MPRQNPKNRFFAREVELEVPAPPADLVLIDDHSRSIVAENDSPDVGFRFSVNPYRGCLHGCAYCYARPSHEYLGLGTGSDFERKILVKREAPTLLRAALEKRSWQGELVVLSGNTDPYQPLEAECRLTRGCLEVLADYRNPTHVITKGTLVERDIDVLRELAAHARIGVSVSIPFWDARIARAIEPLTPTPARRFETIRRLAAADIPVTVNVAPVIPGLGDRDIPKILQAAADAGARRAAFIVLRLPGSVKQVFEQRLREQLPLRADKILARTREVRGGRLNDPRFGSRMSGSGHYADAIAELFQKAAARVGLATGASVEPEPSTTFRRPTDRGGQLRLFD, from the coding sequence ATCCCTCGGCAAAATCCAAAGAACCGCTTCTTCGCGCGGGAGGTGGAGCTGGAGGTTCCAGCGCCCCCAGCGGATCTGGTGCTGATCGACGACCACAGCCGTTCCATCGTGGCGGAGAACGACAGCCCCGACGTCGGCTTCCGCTTCAGCGTCAATCCCTACCGCGGCTGCCTTCACGGATGCGCCTACTGCTACGCGCGCCCCAGCCACGAGTACCTGGGTCTCGGCACGGGCAGCGACTTCGAGCGAAAGATCCTGGTGAAGCGCGAGGCGCCCACGCTGCTCCGCGCTGCCCTGGAGAAACGCTCCTGGCAGGGCGAGCTCGTGGTGCTCAGCGGCAACACCGATCCGTATCAACCGCTGGAGGCGGAGTGCCGGCTCACCCGTGGCTGCTTGGAGGTGCTCGCGGACTACCGCAACCCGACTCACGTCATCACCAAGGGCACCTTGGTGGAGCGGGACATCGACGTGCTTCGGGAGCTCGCGGCCCATGCCCGCATCGGTGTCTCCGTGAGCATCCCGTTCTGGGACGCGCGTATCGCCCGGGCCATCGAGCCTCTGACCCCGACTCCGGCGCGTCGCTTCGAAACGATCCGGCGCCTGGCAGCGGCGGACATCCCCGTGACGGTCAACGTGGCTCCGGTGATCCCGGGCCTCGGAGATCGCGACATCCCGAAGATCCTGCAGGCGGCGGCCGACGCCGGCGCTCGCCGCGCGGCGTTCATCGTGCTGCGGCTTCCCGGTAGCGTGAAGCAGGTCTTCGAACAGCGCCTGCGGGAGCAGCTGCCGCTCCGAGCGGACAAGATCTTGGCGCGTACCCGCGAGGTGCGCGGCGGGCGGCTGAACGATCCGCGCTTCGGGTCGCGCATGAGCGGGAGCGGGCACTACGCCGACGCCATCGCCGAGCTGTTCCAGAAGGCCGCAGCGCGGGTGGGCCTCGCGACGGGCGCGTCCGTCGAGCCCGAGCCGAGCACCACCTTCCGTCGCCCGACGGACCGCGGCGGCCAGCTCCGGCTGTTCGACTGA
- a CDS encoding TetR/AcrR family transcriptional regulator — protein MARPAQLDKRRDLARQAVTVLAAKGLDLPFARLAEELGVKRPTLLYHFPTKSHIVEAALEDLLTEQAAYVLTRIEQHSHPIDRLYAQVRAVHAFHHGREERIVMLSQAIAAGGGRMQEIVDIGNRVFEAHRKEAARRLREGVAQGTVWPCDADALVNLVRSVIDGLMVQRVMTQVDLTPIHEFLWQRVLAPLKRNPEAS, from the coding sequence ATGGCGCGCCCCGCACAGCTCGACAAACGCCGTGATCTCGCTCGCCAAGCGGTCACCGTCCTTGCCGCCAAAGGGCTCGATCTCCCCTTCGCGCGCTTGGCGGAGGAGCTCGGCGTGAAGCGGCCCACGCTGCTCTATCACTTCCCCACCAAGAGCCACATCGTCGAGGCGGCCCTCGAGGACTTGCTCACGGAGCAGGCCGCCTACGTGCTCACTCGCATCGAGCAGCACTCCCATCCCATCGATCGGCTCTACGCACAGGTGCGCGCGGTGCACGCCTTCCACCACGGTCGCGAGGAACGCATCGTGATGCTGTCTCAGGCGATCGCCGCCGGCGGTGGGCGCATGCAGGAGATCGTCGACATCGGCAACCGCGTGTTCGAAGCGCATCGAAAGGAGGCCGCACGCCGCCTTCGCGAAGGAGTGGCGCAGGGGACCGTGTGGCCATGCGACGCGGACGCACTGGTGAACCTGGTGCGTTCGGTCATCGACGGCTTGATGGTGCAACGGGTCATGACGCAGGTCGACCTGACACCGATTCACGAATTTCTGTGGCAGCGCGTGCTCGCGCCGCTCAAGAGGAACCCGGAGGCATCATGA
- a CDS encoding M81 family metallopeptidase yields the protein MKFSRRLGRGHQPLRIGYGRIFHEANAFSPLSTTRQDFERMHSLEGAALARAASLSGAELAGYMPHAELTGFVQAARAAGGVTTIPLSSHLAVPGGPLTEECFEGLASQLLSEIEAALPMDGVYLALHGSMEVHGLKQAPEAVLLRRVRDLVGTRTKIAVSYDLHANLSPGLVDPVDVLVAYRTNPHWDLAPTGFRAGNRLIRALRGQVAPVHAWRKLPMVLGGGTTIDFLAPMRKVFRAMRRMERDAKVLSASLFMVHPYTSAPDLGWAVHVCTDGDAALAERLADQLAELAWAERDVLPPKFRSLPDALKETRRSPWRRLGPVTLVDVDDIVGAGAPGGNTHFVRELVAEGPDLSALVPVHDPGAVAAVWDRDVGEEVVVTLSGTPGYGQPSVELTATVRAKQDADFGKTVRLEIGRLQVAISERPPLPIHPKFWRELGVDPRRADVIVQKNFFHYRMFYLTISPSHLPVKSAGATSFDHVAERNYRVPTHPGTRLSSWREHDLALRGISG from the coding sequence ATGAAGTTCTCTCGACGTCTGGGCCGCGGCCATCAACCGCTGCGCATCGGCTACGGCCGCATCTTCCACGAGGCCAACGCGTTCTCGCCGCTGTCGACCACGCGCCAGGACTTCGAGCGCATGCACAGCCTCGAGGGCGCGGCCCTGGCGCGGGCCGCGTCGCTGTCGGGGGCGGAGCTCGCGGGTTACATGCCCCACGCGGAGCTGACGGGATTCGTGCAGGCCGCGCGGGCCGCGGGCGGCGTGACGACGATCCCCCTGTCGTCCCACCTGGCCGTGCCCGGCGGTCCGCTCACCGAGGAGTGCTTCGAAGGGCTCGCGAGCCAGCTGCTGTCGGAGATCGAAGCGGCGCTGCCAATGGACGGCGTGTATCTCGCACTGCACGGCTCCATGGAGGTCCACGGCTTGAAGCAGGCGCCGGAGGCGGTCTTGCTCCGTCGCGTGCGAGATCTCGTGGGCACTCGGACCAAGATCGCCGTCAGCTACGATCTGCACGCGAACCTCTCCCCCGGGTTGGTCGATCCGGTGGACGTGCTGGTGGCGTACCGCACCAATCCCCACTGGGACCTGGCGCCCACCGGGTTCCGGGCGGGCAATCGATTGATCCGTGCGTTGCGGGGCCAGGTGGCTCCGGTGCACGCCTGGCGCAAGCTGCCGATGGTGCTGGGCGGCGGCACTACCATCGATTTCCTGGCGCCAATGCGAAAGGTGTTCCGCGCAATGCGACGCATGGAGCGCGACGCCAAGGTGCTCAGCGCAAGCCTGTTCATGGTGCATCCCTACACCTCGGCTCCGGATCTCGGCTGGGCCGTGCACGTGTGTACGGACGGCGACGCCGCCCTGGCCGAGCGTCTCGCGGACCAGCTCGCGGAGCTGGCCTGGGCGGAGCGGGACGTGCTTCCGCCCAAGTTCCGTTCCTTGCCGGATGCGCTGAAAGAGACGCGGAGGAGCCCATGGCGGCGACTGGGGCCGGTGACGCTGGTGGACGTAGACGACATCGTCGGTGCCGGCGCCCCCGGCGGCAACACTCACTTCGTCCGCGAGCTGGTGGCGGAAGGTCCGGATCTATCGGCGCTGGTGCCGGTGCACGATCCCGGAGCCGTGGCCGCGGTTTGGGATCGCGACGTGGGCGAAGAGGTCGTCGTCACCCTGAGCGGCACGCCGGGCTACGGCCAACCCTCCGTGGAGCTCACGGCGACCGTGCGCGCCAAACAGGACGCGGACTTCGGCAAGACGGTGCGGCTCGAGATCGGTCGCCTTCAGGTGGCCATCTCCGAGCGCCCGCCCCTGCCCATCCACCCCAAGTTCTGGCGAGAGCTCGGCGTAGATCCTCGCCGGGCCGATGTCATCGTGCAGAAGAACTTCTTTCACTACCGCATGTTCTATCTGACGATCTCGCCCTCCCACCTGCCGGTGAAGAGCGCGGGGGCGACGAGCTTCGATCACGTCGCTGAGCGCAACTATCGCGTCCCTACCCATCCGGGCACGCGCCTCTCGAGCTGGCGGGAGCACGACCTGGCCCTCCGCGGCATCAGCGGCTGA
- a CDS encoding DUF814 domain-containing protein — translation MSSRGRPYRSVTIDGFEVLVGRGARENDELTFHVARPNDVWMHVGGGTPGSHVVIRNPEREAVPREVLERAAALAAWYSKARGAPKVEVHVCRAADVSKPRGAKPGLVQIKRFERIKVRPDRLFAADEDDEV, via the coding sequence ATGTCGAGTCGTGGGCGTCCCTATCGCAGCGTGACCATCGACGGCTTCGAGGTGCTCGTGGGGCGCGGAGCGCGCGAGAACGACGAGCTCACGTTTCACGTCGCGCGCCCCAATGACGTTTGGATGCACGTCGGCGGGGGCACGCCGGGGAGCCACGTCGTGATTCGCAACCCAGAGCGCGAAGCGGTGCCGCGGGAGGTGCTGGAGCGCGCGGCGGCCCTCGCGGCCTGGTACTCCAAGGCGCGCGGCGCCCCCAAGGTGGAAGTGCACGTGTGCCGCGCCGCCGACGTATCCAAGCCCCGCGGCGCCAAGCCCGGCTTGGTGCAGATCAAGCGTTTCGAGCGCATCAAGGTGAGACCGGATCGCCTCTTCGCCGCCGACGAAGACGATGAGGTGTAG